One Methylomonas sp. LL1 DNA window includes the following coding sequences:
- a CDS encoding EAL domain-containing protein, translating into MNQPQTTTAPADLALSGLTVLCVEDVREARNLLSIYLRRQGAQVIEAEDGQQGLALYQQHRPDIIISDIRMPVMDGIRMGEAIRNLGSSTPMIFLSAHSEVDLLQEAITLNAAQYIVKPISFDKLNKALNIAMEKLDRQRTLDITLNHLRESVNTYQTEQQRLQQYVTQLVYGDQHLDAKVLNRPRQSISGDFYCMEATENGLYVMLADGMGHGLAAILPALDIPRRFRELAASEFSLPRIADELNQLLYKRGLRDHFVAMTLLCMDSKQHRLEVINCGNPPMLVFSLDGKLLQEFPANHVSMGIVTGDDFNPELQIYRCADAAKVYLYSDGLPEVLDRGAPRVSMQRCLELMTQSHDDELLDKIVDLLQQVPDQFQHDDVTLLELMYTPEAHSPKTVHDQHKKQAPVSGLDVGQELDSLKWLSVLYVEDDRDALENLSKYLLRRVGAVHAAADAEQGWALFERYRPQLVITDMVLPGMDGLQLAQKIRTLDPQVPVILISGMNSWQSRPIQIESLLSMQINQFLVKPLQGEKLLSAVHNCVGRVEYLNKLKLSSSVFMTSPLAITITDKDRNFVSVNPAFTEITGYTDAEVLGCNPRILSSGRHDSEFYRKMWADLNDHDRWSGEVWNRHKNGELFLEWINISVIRDETGQICNYASVFADITQRIAAEEKMRHLAHHDCLTNLPNRLLLHDRLSQAIIQAQRDQTILAVIYLDIDHFKNINDTLGHGVGDDLILSVAQSLRSSVRESDTVSRLGGDEFAILLPNVGSPEMAARMVAKIFNAGSKTYQIAGRELRTTLSMGVSLFPRDGESPATLLKHADSAMYLAKKEGRNNFQFYEEKLESETERYMLIQHGLHNAMKRGEFTIHYQPKYALDQKIIVGAEALLRWSSPDLGTVSPGEFIPIAEETGFIVDIGCWLINQVCKTIDHWRAEGAQLGPVAINISPIQFHRGNLRRTLLKAITDYDVDPAMIQIELTEGVVMNRQQSTIELLNAIKNLGIAISIDDFGTGYSSLSYLRHLPIDEIKIDRSFIMEITDMESLDDSRLTAIPLAVIDLARNLNIKLVAEGVETEVQSNFLLQNGCNTIQGYLFSRPVDEDAMLILWNRHRSVTT; encoded by the coding sequence ATGAACCAACCGCAAACAACCACGGCGCCGGCCGATCTGGCACTATCGGGTTTAACCGTATTATGCGTCGAAGATGTCAGGGAGGCGCGTAATCTGCTGAGTATTTATTTGCGCCGGCAAGGTGCCCAAGTGATTGAAGCCGAGGATGGGCAACAAGGTTTGGCCCTTTATCAACAACATCGGCCCGATATTATTATTTCGGATATTCGCATGCCGGTGATGGATGGCATTCGGATGGGCGAGGCCATCCGGAATTTGGGTTCCAGTACGCCGATGATCTTTTTGTCCGCGCACTCGGAAGTCGATCTGTTACAAGAAGCCATCACGCTGAATGCGGCGCAATACATCGTCAAGCCTATCAGTTTCGACAAATTGAACAAGGCCTTGAATATTGCCATGGAAAAACTGGATAGGCAGCGCACTCTCGATATCACCTTGAACCATCTTCGAGAAAGTGTAAACACCTATCAGACCGAGCAGCAGCGACTGCAGCAGTACGTCACTCAGTTGGTTTATGGGGATCAGCACCTGGATGCCAAGGTTCTCAATCGGCCCAGGCAAAGCATCAGCGGCGATTTTTATTGCATGGAAGCGACCGAAAATGGCTTGTATGTGATGTTGGCCGATGGCATGGGTCATGGTTTGGCCGCTATTTTGCCGGCATTGGATATACCCAGGCGTTTTCGCGAATTGGCGGCGAGTGAGTTCAGTTTGCCTAGAATCGCGGATGAATTGAATCAGCTGCTTTATAAGCGCGGTCTACGCGACCATTTTGTGGCAATGACCTTGTTGTGCATGGATAGCAAGCAACACCGGCTTGAAGTGATCAATTGCGGCAATCCGCCGATGTTGGTTTTCTCCCTGGATGGCAAGTTATTACAGGAATTTCCCGCCAATCATGTGTCGATGGGCATTGTAACCGGTGACGATTTTAATCCCGAGTTGCAGATCTACCGATGCGCCGATGCCGCCAAAGTCTACCTGTATAGCGACGGCTTGCCGGAGGTTCTGGATCGCGGCGCGCCGCGGGTAAGCATGCAGCGCTGTTTGGAGCTGATGACTCAAAGCCACGACGATGAACTACTCGATAAAATTGTCGATTTGCTGCAACAGGTGCCCGACCAGTTTCAACATGACGATGTCACCTTGTTGGAGTTGATGTATACGCCCGAAGCGCATAGCCCTAAAACCGTGCACGACCAGCATAAAAAGCAAGCGCCGGTTAGCGGCTTGGATGTTGGCCAGGAACTCGATTCGCTGAAATGGTTGTCGGTACTGTATGTCGAGGATGACCGGGACGCACTGGAAAATCTGTCTAAGTATCTGCTGCGCAGGGTGGGAGCGGTGCATGCGGCCGCGGATGCGGAGCAGGGATGGGCATTGTTTGAGCGCTATCGTCCGCAATTGGTCATTACCGACATGGTATTGCCGGGCATGGACGGATTGCAACTGGCGCAAAAAATACGCACTCTCGACCCGCAGGTTCCGGTGATTTTGATCAGCGGCATGAACAGTTGGCAAAGCCGGCCGATTCAGATCGAAAGCTTGCTCAGCATGCAAATCAACCAGTTTTTGGTCAAGCCCTTGCAAGGCGAAAAACTGTTGAGCGCGGTCCACAACTGCGTGGGTAGGGTCGAGTACCTGAATAAACTGAAGTTGTCTTCCTCGGTGTTCATGACCTCGCCGCTAGCGATCACCATTACCGATAAAGATCGCAATTTCGTCAGCGTCAATCCGGCTTTTACCGAAATTACCGGCTATACCGATGCCGAGGTTTTGGGTTGCAACCCCAGAATTCTGAGCTCCGGCCGGCATGATAGTGAGTTTTACCGCAAGATGTGGGCCGATTTGAACGACCATGACCGCTGGTCCGGCGAAGTCTGGAATCGGCATAAAAATGGCGAGCTTTTTTTGGAATGGATCAACATCAGCGTGATTCGCGACGAAACTGGCCAGATTTGTAATTATGCCTCCGTGTTTGCCGATATTACTCAGCGGATTGCGGCGGAAGAAAAGATGCGGCATCTGGCGCATCATGATTGCCTGACTAACTTACCGAATCGCCTGTTACTGCATGATAGGCTGAGTCAGGCAATTATCCAGGCTCAACGCGATCAAACTATTTTGGCGGTGATTTATCTGGATATCGATCATTTCAAAAACATCAATGACACCCTCGGGCATGGGGTTGGCGATGATTTGATCCTAAGCGTCGCCCAATCCTTGCGTTCGTCCGTACGCGAATCCGACACCGTCAGCCGTTTGGGCGGCGATGAATTCGCCATTTTGTTGCCTAACGTGGGGTCGCCGGAAATGGCGGCACGCATGGTGGCCAAAATATTCAATGCCGGCAGTAAAACCTACCAAATCGCCGGACGGGAGTTGCGTACTACCTTGAGTATGGGTGTCAGCTTGTTTCCGCGCGATGGAGAGAGTCCGGCGACCTTGCTGAAGCATGCCGATAGCGCGATGTATTTGGCGAAAAAGGAAGGGCGCAATAATTTTCAGTTCTACGAAGAAAAACTGGAAAGCGAAACCGAGCGCTATATGTTGATACAGCATGGTTTGCACAACGCGATGAAACGCGGCGAGTTCACGATTCATTACCAGCCTAAATATGCGCTGGACCAGAAAATCATTGTTGGCGCCGAAGCCCTGTTACGCTGGTCTAGTCCCGATTTGGGAACGGTTTCGCCGGGCGAGTTCATTCCGATTGCCGAGGAAACCGGATTTATCGTCGATATTGGTTGCTGGTTGATTAATCAGGTCTGTAAAACCATAGACCATTGGCGAGCGGAAGGCGCGCAACTCGGGCCTGTTGCGATCAATATTTCACCGATTCAATTCCATCGCGGCAACTTGCGTAGAACCTTGTTGAAAGCCATCACCGATTATGACGTCGATCCGGCCATGATTCAGATCGAGCTGACCGAGGGGGTGGTGATGAATCGCCAGCAGAGCACCATCGAGTTGCTCAATGCGATCAAGAATCTAGGGATTGCGATTTCCATCGATGATTTCGGCACCGGTTATTCGAGTTTGAGTTATTTGCGGCATCTGCCGATCGATGAGATTAAAATCGATCGATCGTTCATCATGGAAATTACCGATATGGAAAGTTTGGATGACAGCCGTTTGACCGCGATTCCATTGGCGGTGATCGATCTGGCCAGAAATCTGAATATCAAACTGGTGGCGGAAGGGGTGGAGACCGAAGTTCAAAGTAACTTTTTACTTCAAAACGGTTGTAACACCATCCAGGGCTACTTATTCAGCAGGCCGGTCGATGAAGATGCCATGTTGATTTTATGGAACCGCCATCGTTCAGTAACAACCTAA